ACCACCCTCCGCCGCCAGTGGGAGGCGGGGGTTGTTGATGATGCGGCCGCAGTCCTCCACCGCCCAGCGCCCGAGGAGGCGGACGAAGCCCGTGTCCACGTCCACCTCGACGTAGGAGAGCTGGATGCCGTTGGTAAAGGCGAAGCCCTGGTGGCGCGGCACGCAGTGGCGCGTGACCGCCAGCTCGGACTGGGGAGCGTGTCGGCCAGGGGGGAACCTTTCCCGCTGAGACAGGACCGGCTCAAGCGGGAGCTGGCGGGGGAGGGGCTCTCGGAGTGCGACCCCGGGCGGTATACCGCGGTCGCGCGCGGGGGCGGGCGCCTCCGGCGGGTGGTCCGGCTTCCGAGGCGCGCGGTCGAGACGCTCCTCGTGGAGGAGATCCCCGTGTTACCGCTCGTTACCAGAGTTACCGGTTTTTCGGAGTAGG
This sequence is a window from Candidatus Rokuibacteriota bacterium. Protein-coding genes within it:
- a CDS encoding molybdopterin-dependent oxidoreductase, translating into MPPGVALREPLPRQLPLEPVLSQRERFPPGRHAPQSELAVTRHCVPRHQGFAFTNGIQLSYVEVDVDTGFVRLLGRWAVEDCGRIINNPRLPLAAEGGGPGLAHVVDQPEDLLVDPTHLFTVGPRTPGRSARTSAGRP